A stretch of DNA from Staphylococcus equorum:
TCATATATATACTCCTTTTTAATGCAATTATAATAAATTAATTTTATCATTTTTCTCTATTATCTTCATTATTTACCCTTAAATTTTTAGTCATTATGACTTTACTTATTTGATAGTCCATATTTCGATTTAATTGTTGCATCTGAACATTGTGACTGTCCACTGTGCTTTCAATTTTTAGAGCGCCTACTGCTCTTGCCCATGCTTCGACTTCATTTTTAAAACGCGTAGCAATCCCTTGCTTACGAAATGCTTCATTAACATATAGCATTTCTATTATCACTTTATTATAATCTTTCAAATAGCGTGCCCAAATAAAACCTATAAGTTCTTCCTTCTGTGTTTCGAGCCATACTAAATCTGTATTATATTTCAGCACATGATTTATCATTTCTTCACGTAATCCAACAGATAACCGGCTTTTACTATAATCTTCATTTTGTTTTGCAAGTTCACTTTCATGTATGTCTGCAATTTCAGTAATATATTGTTTTTGTTTAAGTGAAAGTTTTTCCATATTTTCTCCTTTAAAAAGTAAAGTTGATTTATAATGTTATATTCGTCATAATAAGCCTTATCATTACATTCTATAAAAAGGACTGCGAAATTCAAATGAAATCTACTGACAAATTAATGCGAGAAAATAATGTAAAAGCTTTGCGATTAAATAATACAGATAGAGATGCATTCGAAAATTACATGACATACGTCCGAGCAGATTTAAGTGTTAATCCTCACGATTCTGAAAAAATGTTGAATCGCATTTTAAATCAATTATTGGAAGCTGAAAAAGAAGGTATACTCGCCATGGATTTCTTTGAACATGATCCTAAGTCACATGCCAAAAAGGAACTTAAAAAATTACCAAATGAAACAATTTTAAATATATTTAAATACATAATTCAGCACATCTTTTTGTTATTTGGTATTTTTTGTTTCCTTAAAGGATTTATTGGCTTTTTCATTGGTGCGAAGCGATTATATTTATATTCATTTCCTCTTGTTGTATTAGTAGGAATTTTCATCATTTTTCTATTTATATGGATGATATTCCGAACTGTACAAATGCAGTGCTTTACAAAATCACATTGGACATGGATATTAACGTATGTCGTCATTTTATTACTATTATATGCAATATTTTATGTATTTTTCATTCCTCAATCATTTTTAGCATTTGGGCCTTATATATTAATAAGTAATTGGACCTTTATTATAATCTCATTTATCGTTATACCCATCGCTTTATTTATTGATCATCACTATACAAATAAAGATACAAATACATCTTTATAATCTTGTTGTTTAAATAATAGTGGCTATTTGGTACAGTCTCTAACCTATTAATAAAGTGCTATATCTTCAATCACTAATTTTGCGTACCAACTAGCACCCACTTTCAAAAGTGAATTATTTTAAAACAAAAAGATCTCATCACTAGTTTAAATACTAATGATGAGATCTTTTTTTGAGTCTGGATAAAATATATCTTAGACTCTTGTACGTATTGTCACGTCATATGCATTGTTATTATGGTGCCATGCCTTCTTTTCTTTCCACAGCGATACTAATAAACAAGAATATCAGACCGATTGCAGTTAGTATTGGCGCAATTAGACTTAATGATGCTATCGGTAAATTCGTCACGACAACGCCACCAATAAAGGCACCAAGCGCATTGCCTAAATTAAATGCAGATTGGTTTAATGTACTTGCAAGCGTAGGTGCATCTTTAGAAATAATCGTACTTTTAAATTGTAATGATGGACTCATACTAAAGCCGATTAAACCAAAGAAGAATATGCCTGCTACCATTAAGAAACCATTCATTTGTATAAAGTATAATAGTAAGAAGTAAACGATAAAGATTGAGAAAATAATTTGTAACGCTTTATTTAAATTCCAATCCGCAAGTTTACCACCAACGACGTTACCTAATGTAACACCTACCCCAAAAATAATTAACAGATATGAAATCAAGTTTTCTTGTACATTTGATACATCAGTCAATACTGTAGAAATATAAGTGAAGTATGCAAATACACTACTGAAACCAAATAATGTCACTGCTAAAGTTAACCACAAACGTTTTTCTTTTAAAATTTGTAGTTCTTTTTTCATTGATGATTTTACTGTATCACGTTGCATAGGCACAAAAATAATAATGCCTATAAGTGCTAGTGTTCCTATAATAGAAATAATAATAAACGTCATCGGCCAGCCAAAGTTTTGACCAATTAATGTCCCGAATGGTACACCTAAAATATTACTTAAACTTAATCCCATAAACATTAGTGCCATCGCACTTGCACGTTTCTCTGGCCGCACCATATTCGCAGCTAAAATAGAACCTATACCAAAGAATGAACCATGAGCCAACGATGTAATGATACGACTTGTCATCATAAATCCATAACTCGTACTAAATGAAGCAGCAAAATTCCCTAATATAAAAATAGCCATTAAAGCTAGTAGTAAATATTTTCTATTCCATTTAATCGTCAACATAACTATGATAGGCCCGCCGATTGCAACACCTAATGCATAACCAGTTATCAGTTGCCCTGCCTGACTTACAGTTACGTCAAAATCCCGTGCAATATTAGGTAATAATCCCATAATTACAAATTCTGTCATACCTATTGCAAACGCACCGATTGCAAGCATCCATATAGCAATTGGATATTTCATTTTTGACTCCCTTCCGAAATCATATTTTTTTCACATGTTTGTGATTATACTAAAATACAGTTGCCAAAAACAAGGGAGTTGCTTGATTTTCTCCTATTTTTAAAATTAATTCGCTTACATTTAATTTAGCTGTATTCATTTAATAAATTGCTTTACATCATAATACTACCAAGAAAATTAAAAAAGTTAGCAATCGTCAAAAAAGTTAACAGTGTTTAGAACACTCAATTACCCTTCTTATGACAATAGCTAACTCGCTAATTTTAATTAATTAGTAATGCATCGATAAAGAACCACACTACCATGATAAACATGATAATCCCTTGTGCAACAGCACTCGCTAAAAATGCTACGATAGACCCAAAACTTGCTTTTAAAGCCTTTGAAAAGTTGGGTTCTTGTATCATTTCAACAACTAATACCGCGATAAATGGAATAATAATAATTCCAAATGGTGGAAATACAAAGCAACCTACGATTACACCAATGAGCGCCGCATACTCGCTAAGTTTAGAACCACCAAATTTATTTACAAAATATTTATTCATGATAAAATCTGCTACTAAAATAAACACGGTGAATAAAATCATTGATATATAGAATATCCATGATAAATTGCCATTATGAAATGCGAATTGATAAATTAAAAACCCTACCCATAATACAAGCACTGATGGAATAATAGGTTTAATTAAACCTACAAATGCTAAGACAAATGATGCGATAATTAATATCCATAAAATTACTGTCATTTTTATCTACTCCATACTTTCTTCTGTGAATTTTTGATCTTTTGTAAAGTATATTAATATCATACCTAAAAATATAGCTGTCGCTGATACAAAGAATACATTTCCCAAACCTACCCAGTGACTCATAATTCCACCTAATAAGTTCCCACATAACTGACCTATCACCATCGCGTTAGCAAAAAGTGTAGATGCATATCCTGGAAAATCTGGTAAAATATCTTGGAAATAACTGATGCCTAAACCAAGTAATATCGCTAAGAAAATAGCTAAAAATACTTGGCCGACAAACATCATCACCAAATTTTCGAACACACCAATACTAAAGTAAAACAGGCCACCAAACAATCCACCTAACATCAGTAGCACACGTGTCGTGAGTTTCGCAGATAAAATACCTAACACGACCATAAATGGAACTTCTAAACCGGCACATAGACTGGCTAAACCACCTACATACCCTTCAGCTTCATTCAAATATTTAGTGACGAACAACGGCATATTCAATGTATACATCCATTGACCAATATGTAATAAAATAAAGGCTAAAAATGGAACGAATAAGGCCTTATCATGTAACATATTAGGTGCTTTCGCCTCAATGTGATTCACATCAGTTGTGGTTTGTTTTGTTTTGATATCTTTAAAAAAGAATACCTGTAACATCAGTGTAAATAAAATAATGGTAACAGTTCCAGTAAATAACCCTGCGTAACCATTAACACCTAATAATAAAGCGCCGATTAACGGACCAAATAAGAATCCAAATGAGAACATGGAACGCAATACGGCATTAGCAAACTTCGCTCTATCTCTTGAAGCCGAAACATTGATAGACTCTCTAGCTGAAGCATACATTTGAGGCATTGCGGGCGCGAAAAACCCTTGAAAAACGGCATACATAACAATAAATATCCATACTTCATGAATATAGAAGTAAATAGAAAAACTAACAGCACCCATTAACAATGCTGTAATGATTATGACTTTCCTATTTATATTGTGTGTATCAGAAAAGCGTGCAACAATTGTGTTCATTATAAATTGGCTGATTGCTGCTAATGCTAATAGCAGACCATATTGTGTAGAAGTCATACCCAAATCATTGGTCGCAAATAAAACAAGATAAGGTACAGTGATTGAAATTCCCATACCTAAAAGCATCATATTGACTACAAATAGTTTGTAATTCTTAATATGTAATAAAGCACTAAACATATAACAAACCTCTATTCTACTAAATTAGGTGTCAATTCTCGTATATCACTTAAATAGGCAATGTATAAATGATTATGTATTAGCTACTATTGATGTTATTCAACATATTCCATCATTAAATTGATAAATGATTCTACTTGAGGCAATTGTAACATGCTAGAATCGTAACTTAAAAATGTGGAACGAATCAATGGTTTTTCATCTATATTTACGCGTCTAAATTCAAACTGGTCACGGTCTAAATGCTTCATCATGATCTCAGGCAAAATTGTTACACCGACACCATTTAACAGCATCTCTTTACACGTGGCCACTTGATCAACAGTAATCATAGCATGATAATCCTGTCCTATTTGACTCCCATACCATTCTTTAATTTGATTAATATAAATTGGATCTGCTTGAAATTCAATAAATGGCATTTTATCAACATCATCGTAACGATTTTTAGGATTAATAAAATAATGATCGTCATTAAATAAATGTGTATTACTTAAGTTCATAATTTTATTACCACGTATAATCATCACATGGTAATCTCTATGGTTTGCTTTAATTTGTTCACTCGAACCTACTTGAACTTGAATCTCTACATTAGGAAATTGGCGTGTAAATAAGTTTAATACTTGCGGTAATAAAGTCTGTCCGATTAATGAAGAACAACCGATTGAAATCGTACCGTTGACTTCACCAATGTGCGCTTGCATTTTATCTAAAAATAAACGCTCTTTGTTCAGCATATCTCTAGCATGCTCTATAATCATCGAACCTTCTGTTGTAGTAATCAATTGTTTCTTAGTACGTATAAAAACATTTACACCAAAAGTATTTTCAATTGATTTTAAACGTTGTGTTACTGCAGGTTGTGATATATATAATATTTCTGCTGCTTTCCTTAGTGTTCTTGTTTCATCTAAAGTGGTTAACAAGCGATAATCGTCAATCTTCATATTATCCCCCTATATTTTAAAAGCACTTTTAATCATTTCATTGATTGGTTATTATTCATGTTCACTTAACATTTCATAATATAATTTCAAATTTCAAATTATACGTTTTTAACATTTATCATCTAGCAGTGTCACTATAACATGATTCACATGATGCTCATACACTGATTCACAATACATGTATCATTCAATTAAATTTGTACAAATAATCTTAAAGTTCTGGTTCTGAGTCGCGATGTGTTGAATGATTTTGGTTGTGATTGCTACTTTGTTGATTGTGGTTTTCACTTTTAATATGCTTATTTGGATGTTTATGATCGTGTTGTTTAGCTTTGTATGGTTTATGTTTATGCTTTTGCTCATTATATTTGGCTTTACCATGTAATGGGTGGTGTTGATTTTTTGATTTTTGTTTAATCTTGTAATAACAATACATGATTTTATCTTTCATCGTTGAAAAATCAGCCTCAATTTTTATCATTAATTGATGCGCAATAATATATGCTTCGTGAAACTGCTTTTTAGTAATTTGTCCTTGATCTAAAGCACGTTGTAAATCGTCTTCATCTACAAGTTCATATTCCCCATTTGGCAATACAAGTACATCTAAACATAAATCTATTGTACGTGCGTTTCCTTTTTGTGTAACATTCTTAATATTTATATCAAAGTAATATTCTAATGGGTTGCCCTTGTCATCTAGCATCACTGTAATACTATATCGTTTTTTTTCGGGCAAGATTTGTAGCCATTGATAGTTATCATCCGCAACAATAATATTTTGGCCCACCACTGTCACCTCTAATGGTTCACGTACTTTTTTCATCGTCACCAAACCAATAATACCCTTGAACTTGTTGTTGTTTACTTTGACTTCTGTATACTCTTTGTCAATGATACGACGCCAGTGACGCTTATCAATATATTTTACTTTCACTGTCACCAACTCCTTGTCATTATTATATAAAACTGTTTACTTTATGTCATCTTATGGATTATACTGAACGTCTTCCAATTTTGTATCACGAATTTAATTATTATTATTGTACTATATTTCATAGTGTAAAAGCGAAATTGACAATTATAATAAAGTTTGATAGATTTTATCTATATTTTTCTGAAAATTCTATAAATAAAGGAGATAGTAACATGGCAGTCATTCAAAGACCTTTTAGAGCGGATCATGTTGGTAGTTTATTAAGACCACAACGCCTAAAAGATGCACGTAAAGATTATCAAAATGAAGTCATCGATGCACAAGCATTACGAGATATCGAGGACGAAGAAATTGAGCACATCATAGAGAAACAACTAGAAGTAGGTTTACATAGCATCACTGATGGTGAATTCCGCAGAAGCTGGTGGCATTTCGATTTCTTGGAAAATTTAGACGGTGTCAATGGCTATACTTCTGAGCGTGGTTTAGCATTTGAAGGCGTTGAAACTAGAAATCATAATGTTAAAGTTGAGAGTAAAGTCGCTTTTAACCCAAATCATCCACATTTTGAACACTTCAAATTTTTATATGACAAGGTTAATGGACGTGCAACAGCAAAAGTATCTATCCCAAGTCCAAACCAACTGTTCCATCCAAATATCTTAAATGAAGACATCTATCCTGATATCGAGGATTATGCACATGATGTTGCTCAGGCATATCGTGAAAGTTTGCTCAAATTTTATGAATTAGGCGCACGTTACATTCAATTAGATGATGTTTATTGGGCTAACCTAACTTCTGGTTCTCAGAAAACACGTGGCCGTGACCGTACTGAAGCAGACAAAGAAGCAGCACGTCAGCTTGCATATCGTGTTGTAAATGAAGCAGTCCAAGATTTACCAGAAGATCTACTCATTACTACACATATTTGTCGTGGTAATTATCAATCAACTTGGGCAATTTCAGGTGGCTATGAGCCAGTCGCACCTTATTTATTCAAAGAAAATTTAGGTGGCTTTTTCCTAGAATATGACGATGATCGTTCAGGTGATTTTGAGCCATTACGCTTTTTCCCTAAAGAAAATTCAGCAGCTGTATTAGGTCTTTTCACTTCAAAAACAGGTGACTTAGAAGATAAATCTGCCATACTTGCACGTGTTAAAGAAGCACAACAATATGTTGATTTAGATCAAATTTGTTTAAGTCCACAATGTGGCTTTGCTTCAACAGAAGAAGGCAATAAACTGACTGAAGATGAGCAATGGAAAAAACTAGCTTACGTTGTAGAAATTGCAAACGAAGTCTTTGGAACAGCAAAATAAACATACTATACTAACTCGTAAGAAGTATTAATATTAAAATTGAGAGGCCTATCAGACTTAAAATCTGATAGGCCTTCATTAATATCTAAATTTTTAAATTAAAGAACAATTAATTTCCAGCTATATCACTTTCGGATAAAGCATAGCGTTCATGTATATCTTTTAAACTTGGAAATTGATTATTCAACCATTCTTTACTCAATAGTTCAAAATGTTCAAATTCAAATGCAGGTTGGCACATACAGCCTACAAGTGCATAACCATTTTCACCTTCAATTGAAGAAGCAAAAATCGTTTCTTTTGGAACTACATATTGTAAAACATCACCCGCTTCAAGGTCTTTGCCTATTGACACACTTTGATAACGTCCATCTGAATGAATCATATGCACTGTTAAAGAATCTCCAGCGTGGTAATACCATATTTCATCTGCATCGATACGATGAAAATGCGATATATTGTCATGTGTTAACAAGAAATAAATACTTGAATATACTGGTCTTTCATTTAGATTATTTGATTTAGCTTTGATAATCTCTTTATAATAGCCCCCTTCTGGATGGGGTTGTAAATCTAGTTGATTAAGCCAATACTGGATATTTTTACCCATATTACTTCAAGTCCACATTATGGAAAACGTTTTGAACGTCTTCTAAATCTTCTAAAGCATCAACTAGTGTTTCAAAAGCTTCTTGATCTTCTTCAGATAATTCTATATCTGATTGTGGCAACATCTCAAATTCAGCAACCTTAAATTCTTCGACACCTGTTTCACGTAGAGCATCTTGAACTTGAGCAAACTGATCTGGTTCAGCGTAAATAATAGTTAACCCATTTTCTTCAACGATATCTCTCACATCGATATCTTTTTCCATCAACGCTTCTAACGTATCGTCTGCTGATTTGCCTTCAATACCAAACACAGCCGTATGATCAAACATATACGCAACTGAGCCTGAAACTCCCATATTACCGCCATTTTTACCAAAAGCTGCACGTACATCAGAAGCAGTTCTATTCACATTTTCTGTTAATGCGTCTACGATAATCATTGAACCATTTGGTCCAAAACCTTCATATCTTAATTCATCGTAGTTTTCTTCACTTGCTCCTTTAGCTTTTTCTATCGCTCGATCAATAATATGATTCGGTACAGAATAAGTCTTAGCTCTTTCTAAAGTTAATCTTAGCGCTTGGTTTGATTCCGGATCTGGTTCACCTGATTTAGCCGCTACATAAATTTCTTTACCGAATTTAGCATAAATTCGACTTGTATTTTTGTCCTTTTGCGCTTTTTTCTCTTTAATATTATTCCACTTACGTCCCATACTTTCATCACACTTTCTCGAAAAATATTTTTATTAACATGATATATTATACAATAATTTCGCTCTATTACATAGAACTACGTATATAAATGACAAATAATCGCACCTTATATATTACATAATAAAAAGACTAGCCATACACAATTGAATTTCATGTGTACCACTAGTCTTTTAAATCATCTTAAAATATGAATCAACAAGGGACATTTCTTTACTTGAAACTATATATTTTATTCAGTATATGATTCAATTTCATCTAATAATGCTTCGTAATGTGCAGCGTTCTTTTCATTCATTAATAAATATACTTTACGTTCATCTTCTGTTGAACGTAGCTTACTCACTCTATCTTGATCAATCAAACGACGAATTGAAGCAAGCACTTTGGTTCTACTCAAATCCAATTCCGCAGTAGCTATTTTTAAAAATGGCTGCATCAACATATATTTTTCACTACAATTTTGTTGAACCAATTCTAAAACTGCTACATCATTTATTGTCAATTTATATTTTTGTTCTATGTAATGCGTTAAACTTTTATATTTTTTATAAACATTTAAAAATTGAGCCTTTTTCTCTTCATTCATTGCTATCACACCTCCACATGAAATTATGATGAATGTTTCTAACGCTTACAAAAATAACACTGTTTTATTTTTATATTTTTTTATTTGAATCAACATACTTTTATCTTTACGCAATTTTGAATAAAATATTTAAATTTGTCAACACTTTTTCATTAATTTAACTAAATTATAATTAAGAACTAATTAGATTGCTCTTTTTTAAATCGTGTCATCACTATATAATTGCTATATAAAAAAACACCCTTAAAGTTGATTACTAAAATCTACTTTAAGGGTGTTAACATGTTAAATAATTAACTATCAAAAACCAAGTACTTTAACTGTAATTACTTCATACTTTATCTTCTAAATTTATTCGCTAGTCTTAAAACGTATTTTATAATGTGTAATAAATTGATGAATAAATTAAAGCCCATTTCTCTTGGTGAGAATTGACCCCGTTTCATACGGTTAAAGTCGTATAAGGTGTAAAGCAGGAACAATAATAGACCTACCACAGTAATAATCGTGTGGAACAATGAATTTTGAATAAACATACCAATCAAGCTTGCAACAATTAGGGCTACTAATGTTACAAATAAGTATTTACCCATACTTGCGGCATTGCCAATTACAAAAAAGCCTATAATACCAAACACCATAAATCCTGCAATGGCAAGAGTCACATTTTTATAGAATACTTCAGGTCCTAAATTTTGCATATATGTCGTAAATGTTGCGAATGATAGCAATCCTACTACAATTGCATATATGTGAGAAATTACTAAACCATATTTACGCGCTCTGTTAAAAATAACGGTGATAAGAACTAAACCAAGTAACACGAAAGATAAAGGCCTTCTCCATTCCAACGGCAAGTATTGTCCGAAGTAACAACCAATGCCAAAAATAATCCAGTAATAGACAAAAAAGAGCCATACTTTTCCGTAAGCATGAGACTTAGACTTATCTTTAGACTGTTGTTTATGCTTATTTATATGTTGTGCAGTTTCAGCCAATTGATTCACTCCTTAACTATAAAAAAATATTTAAATACTTGAATATTATAATAACATTAATAACATACTATAATCTTTCAATAAGCGTAATACTTTAACTTTCACTATTTCAAACAATACCAAACATGAACCACATAATTTTCCAAATCTCTTTAGCTGAGTCTATTTATTTATAACTACAAGCAACTTAATTGTTACAAACACGAAAAAGTTCAATACAATTATCTCTTTATAATGTCTTATAAATCGCACAAGAAACGTCTTAAAGGCACTTCATCCTTTTTGTACTCAAATGTTAATAATATTACATCTTTATAACAACACCCACAAAACACCTGATTTTTGATAGTATGGAACGTGAATTGAGATTAAAGAAACTATCACATATATTTAATACATATCTGCTTTTGGGATATATAGGAATTGAAGGAGGAGTTCTTTTTGAAAAAGTTAGCATTTGCAGTAACAGCTGCTTCAGGCGCTGCAGCGGTTATTTCCAATCATGAAGCCGATGCATCAACACAACACACAGTAAAATCTGGTGAGTCACTTTGGACAATTTCACAACAATACGGTGTATCAGTAGATGAAATCAAACAAAGTAATGATATCAATAACAATATCGTATTTCCGGGACAAGTTATTGAAATTGGTGGAAGTGGTTCACAAGAGCAAGGCTCAAGTTCAAACTCTTCTTCACAATCATCTGGTGGTTCAACGCATACTGTAGAATCTGGTGAGTCACTAAACATCATTGCCAATAATTATGGTGTTTCAGTAGATGAACTTATATCAGCAAACAATTTGAGTGGATACATAATCTATCCTAATCAAACGTTAACAATT
This window harbors:
- a CDS encoding GNAT family N-acetyltransferase: MEKLSLKQKQYITEIADIHESELAKQNEDYSKSRLSVGLREEMINHVLKYNTDLVWLETQKEELIGFIWARYLKDYNKVIIEMLYVNEAFRKQGIATRFKNEVEAWARAVGALKIESTVDSHNVQMQQLNRNMDYQISKVIMTKNLRVNNEDNREK
- a CDS encoding DUF1129 family protein, which produces MKSTDKLMRENNVKALRLNNTDRDAFENYMTYVRADLSVNPHDSEKMLNRILNQLLEAEKEGILAMDFFEHDPKSHAKKELKKLPNETILNIFKYIIQHIFLLFGIFCFLKGFIGFFIGAKRLYLYSFPLVVLVGIFIIFLFIWMIFRTVQMQCFTKSHWTWILTYVVILLLLYAIFYVFFIPQSFLAFGPYILISNWTFIIISFIVIPIALFIDHHYTNKDTNTSL
- a CDS encoding MFS transporter is translated as MKYPIAIWMLAIGAFAIGMTEFVIMGLLPNIARDFDVTVSQAGQLITGYALGVAIGGPIIVMLTIKWNRKYLLLALMAIFILGNFAASFSTSYGFMMTSRIITSLAHGSFFGIGSILAANMVRPEKRASAMALMFMGLSLSNILGVPFGTLIGQNFGWPMTFIIISIIGTLALIGIIIFVPMQRDTVKSSMKKELQILKEKRLWLTLAVTLFGFSSVFAYFTYISTVLTDVSNVQENLISYLLIIFGVGVTLGNVVGGKLADWNLNKALQIIFSIFIVYFLLLYFIQMNGFLMVAGIFFFGLIGFSMSPSLQFKSTIISKDAPTLASTLNQSAFNLGNALGAFIGGVVVTNLPIASLSLIAPILTAIGLIFLFISIAVERKEGMAP
- a CDS encoding DUF456 domain-containing protein, whose translation is MTVILWILIIASFVLAFVGLIKPIIPSVLVLWVGFLIYQFAFHNGNLSWIFYISMILFTVFILVADFIMNKYFVNKFGGSKLSEYAALIGVIVGCFVFPPFGIIIIPFIAVLVVEMIQEPNFSKALKASFGSIVAFLASAVAQGIIMFIMVVWFFIDALLIN
- a CDS encoding sugar efflux transporter; this encodes MFSALLHIKNYKLFVVNMMLLGMGISITVPYLVLFATNDLGMTSTQYGLLLALAAISQFIMNTIVARFSDTHNINRKVIIITALLMGAVSFSIYFYIHEVWIFIVMYAVFQGFFAPAMPQMYASARESINVSASRDRAKFANAVLRSMFSFGFLFGPLIGALLLGVNGYAGLFTGTVTIILFTLMLQVFFFKDIKTKQTTTDVNHIEAKAPNMLHDKALFVPFLAFILLHIGQWMYTLNMPLFVTKYLNEAEGYVGGLASLCAGLEVPFMVVLGILSAKLTTRVLLMLGGLFGGLFYFSIGVFENLVMMFVGQVFLAIFLAILLGLGISYFQDILPDFPGYASTLFANAMVIGQLCGNLLGGIMSHWVGLGNVFFVSATAIFLGMILIYFTKDQKFTEESME
- a CDS encoding LysR family transcriptional regulator, yielding MKIDDYRLLTTLDETRTLRKAAEILYISQPAVTQRLKSIENTFGVNVFIRTKKQLITTTEGSMIIEHARDMLNKERLFLDKMQAHIGEVNGTISIGCSSLIGQTLLPQVLNLFTRQFPNVEIQVQVGSSEQIKANHRDYHVMIIRGNKIMNLSNTHLFNDDHYFINPKNRYDDVDKMPFIEFQADPIYINQIKEWYGSQIGQDYHAMITVDQVATCKEMLLNGVGVTILPEIMMKHLDRDQFEFRRVNIDEKPLIRSTFLSYDSSMLQLPQVESFINLMMEYVE
- a CDS encoding DUF402 domain-containing protein translates to MKVKYIDKRHWRRIIDKEYTEVKVNNNKFKGIIGLVTMKKVREPLEVTVVGQNIIVADDNYQWLQILPEKKRYSITVMLDDKGNPLEYYFDINIKNVTQKGNARTIDLCLDVLVLPNGEYELVDEDDLQRALDQGQITKKQFHEAYIIAHQLMIKIEADFSTMKDKIMYCYYKIKQKSKNQHHPLHGKAKYNEQKHKHKPYKAKQHDHKHPNKHIKSENHNQQSSNHNQNHSTHRDSEPEL
- a CDS encoding 5-methyltetrahydropteroyltriglutamate--homocysteine S-methyltransferase, with protein sequence MAVIQRPFRADHVGSLLRPQRLKDARKDYQNEVIDAQALRDIEDEEIEHIIEKQLEVGLHSITDGEFRRSWWHFDFLENLDGVNGYTSERGLAFEGVETRNHNVKVESKVAFNPNHPHFEHFKFLYDKVNGRATAKVSIPSPNQLFHPNILNEDIYPDIEDYAHDVAQAYRESLLKFYELGARYIQLDDVYWANLTSGSQKTRGRDRTEADKEAARQLAYRVVNEAVQDLPEDLLITTHICRGNYQSTWAISGGYEPVAPYLFKENLGGFFLEYDDDRSGDFEPLRFFPKENSAAVLGLFTSKTGDLEDKSAILARVKEAQQYVDLDQICLSPQCGFASTEEGNKLTEDEQWKKLAYVVEIANEVFGTAK
- a CDS encoding cupin domain-containing protein, translated to MGKNIQYWLNQLDLQPHPEGGYYKEIIKAKSNNLNERPVYSSIYFLLTHDNISHFHRIDADEIWYYHAGDSLTVHMIHSDGRYQSVSIGKDLEAGDVLQYVVPKETIFASSIEGENGYALVGCMCQPAFEFEHFELLSKEWLNNQFPSLKDIHERYALSESDIAGN
- a CDS encoding YebC/PmpR family DNA-binding transcriptional regulator, which encodes MGRKWNNIKEKKAQKDKNTSRIYAKFGKEIYVAAKSGEPDPESNQALRLTLERAKTYSVPNHIIDRAIEKAKGASEENYDELRYEGFGPNGSMIIVDALTENVNRTASDVRAAFGKNGGNMGVSGSVAYMFDHTAVFGIEGKSADDTLEALMEKDIDVRDIVEENGLTIIYAEPDQFAQVQDALRETGVEEFKVAEFEMLPQSDIELSEEDQEAFETLVDALEDLEDVQNVFHNVDLK
- a CDS encoding transcriptional regulator, SarA/Rot family, which translates into the protein MNEEKKAQFLNVYKKYKSLTHYIEQKYKLTINDVAVLELVQQNCSEKYMLMQPFLKIATAELDLSRTKVLASIRRLIDQDRVSKLRSTEDERKVYLLMNEKNAAHYEALLDEIESYTE
- a CDS encoding Bax inhibitor-1/YccA family protein; translated protein: MAETAQHINKHKQQSKDKSKSHAYGKVWLFFVYYWIIFGIGCYFGQYLPLEWRRPLSFVLLGLVLITVIFNRARKYGLVISHIYAIVVGLLSFATFTTYMQNLGPEVFYKNVTLAIAGFMVFGIIGFFVIGNAASMGKYLFVTLVALIVASLIGMFIQNSLFHTIITVVGLLLFLLYTLYDFNRMKRGQFSPREMGFNLFINLLHIIKYVLRLANKFRR
- a CDS encoding LysM peptidoglycan-binding domain-containing protein, giving the protein MKKLAFAVTAASGAAAVISNHEADASTQHTVKSGESLWTISQQYGVSVDEIKQSNDINNNIVFPGQVIEIGGSGSQEQGSSSNSSSQSSGGSTHTVESGESLNIIANNYGVSVDELISANNLSGYIIYPNQTLTIPGATGGSGGSGGTTTPNPNTGSSSASDANLYDWGQCTWHVFNRRAETGKPISTYWWNADHWANNAAADGYTVNNTPSIGSIMQNYEGPIGHVAYVEQVNPDGSILISEMNYNTAPGTVDYRTIPASQASSYNYIH